A stretch of Dasypus novemcinctus isolate mDasNov1 chromosome 14, mDasNov1.1.hap2, whole genome shotgun sequence DNA encodes these proteins:
- the LOC101428342 gene encoding zinc finger protein 705D-like isoform X3 — translation MQSQEYVTFKDVTVDFTQEEWDLLDTSKRKLFREVMLENINNLVSVGYQVCKTDVLSQLEQVEVWREEIGFSQYQNLGRKNAFKTWEMIDVIVSQPTCRKDTSKIMALE, via the exons ATGCAGTCACAG GAGTATGTGACCTTCAAGGACGTGACTGTggacttcacccaggaagagtgggaccTATTAGACACATCCAAGAGAAAGctgttcagagaagtgatgctggagaatatcaataACCTGGTCTCAGTAG GATATCAAGTCTGCAAAACAGATGTGCTTTCCCAGTTGGAACAAGTAGAAGTGTGGAGAGAAGAAATAGGATTTTCTCAATATCAGAATTTAG GGAGGAAAAATGCctttaaaacatgggaaatgaTAGACGTGATAGTAAGTCAACCTACCTGTAGGAAAGACACTTCAAAAATCATGGCATTG GAATAA
- the LOC101428342 gene encoding zinc finger protein 596-like isoform X1, whose protein sequence is MQSQEYVTFKDVTVDFTQEEWDLLDTSKRKLFREVMLENINNLVSVGYQVCKTDVLSQLEQVEVWREEIGFSQYQNLGRKNAFKTWEMIDVIVSQPTCRKDTSKIMALQRSHTQKNSFKYNYLQEDSSYTSTMNHHAFIHMTKKSYFRKPPPTILSDHSSFNQHKHIHPRSKSYECYQSAENHIQCSDLRQYSGIPIGEKPCECHLCGKTFSKYYLKQHERIHTGEKPHECHLCGKTFCHYSSFKYHERTHTGEKAHECHLCGKAFSKYSNLKEHERSHTGEKPYKCHLCGKAFNRNAYLKEHERAHTGEKPYKCHLCGKAFNRNAYLKKHERSHTGEKPFKCHLCGKAFSYSSSKNNHQRTHTGEKPYECHLCGKAFSHSFSLRKHQRTHTGEKPYECHLCGKVFTASSSLKQHERTHTGEKPHECHLCGKAFSTYAHLKKHRKTHTGEKPYECHFCGKAFGKSSSLKTHQRIHTGEKPYECHLCGKGFIESSSLRQHERIHTGEKPYECHQCGKGFSYNSSCK, encoded by the exons ATGCAGTCACAG GAGTATGTGACCTTCAAGGACGTGACTGTggacttcacccaggaagagtgggaccTATTAGACACATCCAAGAGAAAGctgttcagagaagtgatgctggagaatatcaataACCTGGTCTCAGTAG GATATCAAGTCTGCAAAACAGATGTGCTTTCCCAGTTGGAACAAGTAGAAGTGTGGAGAGAAGAAATAGGATTTTCTCAATATCAGAATTTAG GGAGGAAAAATGCctttaaaacatgggaaatgaTAGACGTGATAGTAAGTCAACCTACCTGTAGGAAAGACACTTCAAAAATCATGGCATTG CAGAGAtctcacacccaaaagaattcctttaaatataattatttgcaaGAAGATTCCTCTTATACATCCACAATGAATCACCATGCATTCATTCACATGacaaagaaatcctatttcaggAAACCACCTCCAACAATCCTCAGTGATCATTCATCTTTTAATCAACATAAGCATATTCATCCTAGAAGTAAATCCTATGAATGTTACCAAAGTGCTGAAAATCACATACAGTGCTCTGACCTCAGACAGTACAGTGGAATTCCCATTGGAGAGAAACCCtgtgaatgtcatctatgtgggaaaaccttcagtaaatattaccttaaacaacatgagagaattcacactggagagaaaccccatgaatgtcatctatgtgggaaaaccTTTTGTCATTATTCTTCCTTTAAatatcatgagagaactcacactggagaaaaagcccatgaatgtcatttatgtgggaaagctttcagtaaatattctaatcttaaaGAACATGAGCGatctcatactggagagaaaccctataagtgtcatctttgtgggaaagccttcaataGAAATGCTTATCTTAAAGAACATGAGAgagctcacactggagagaaaccctataagtgtcatctttgtgggaaagccttcaataGAAATGCTTAtcttaaaaaacatgagagatctcacactggagagaaaccctttaagtgtcatctttgtgggaaagccttcagttaCTCCTCTTCTAAAAACAaccatcagagaactcacactggagagaagccctatgaatgtcatctttgtggcaaagctttcagtcattcctTTTCCCTAAGAaaacatcagagaactcacactggggagaaaccctatgaatgccatctttgtgggaaagtctTCACTGCATCCTCTTCCCTTAAACagcatgaaagaactcacactggagagaaacctcatgaatgccatctatgtgggaaagctttcagtacaTATGCTCATcttaaaaaacacagaaaaactcacactggagagaaaccctatgaatgtcattttTGTGGAAAAGCCTTCGGTAAGTCCTCTTCTCTAAAAAcacatcagagaattcacactggagagaaaccctatgaatgtcatctttgtgggaaaggcTTCATTGAGTCCTCTTCCCTAAGGcaacatgagagaattcacactggagagaaaccctatgaatgtcatcaaTGTGGGAAAGGCTTTAGTTATAATTCTTCCTGTAAataa